A single window of Ischnura elegans chromosome 8, ioIscEleg1.1, whole genome shotgun sequence DNA harbors:
- the LOC124163422 gene encoding zinc finger protein 787-like, with the protein MSRFHVYVLSLPQLDVAGGRMLASEAEPGARAALYLRAYPLGASPPSSSRSPLPHHHSQRPRLQPPHLSVHPHARSSWPSAASTAIPPQQHRNSSSLVPQSPDASGLAVCTDCGRGYSCRSTLVRHRRYECGVQPRFRCPICSRRFTHNFNLAAHMWVVHQKMTSGSVKPEERP; encoded by the coding sequence TCCTCTCGCTGCCTCAGTTGGACGTCGCCGGCGGCAGGATGCTGGCCTCGGAAGCTGAGCCGGGCGCGAGGGCCGCACTCTACCTTCGCGCCTATCCCCTGGGCGCCTCTCCCCCATCCTCCTCCCGCAGCCCCCTCCCGCACCACCACTCCCAACGCCCGCGCCTCCAACCGCCGCACCTTTCCGTCCACCCCCACGCGCGATCCTCGTGGCCCTCGGCGGCGAGCACCGCCATCCCTCCGCAGCAGCACCGCAACTCCTCCTCCCTGGTCCCCCAATCCCCGGACGCGTCAGGTTTAGCCGTTTGCACGGACTGCGGTCGTGGTTACTCCTGTCGCAGCACGTTGGTCAGGCATCGGAGGTACGAGTGCGGAGTGCAGCCGCGCTTCAGGTGCCCCATCTGCAGCCGGAGGTTCACCCACAACTTCAACCTGGCCGCCCACATGTGGGTGGTGCACCAGAAGATGACGTCTGGTAGCGTCAAGCCGGAGGAAAGGCCGTGA